A region of [Bacteroides] pectinophilus DNA encodes the following proteins:
- a CDS encoding sodium ion-translocating decarboxylase subunit beta — MDYIVTTLDNLLHQTAFFNLTWGNYVMILVAFVFLYLAIKKGYEPLLLVPISFGMLLVNIYPDIMVSPEATSNGVGGLLHYFYLLDEWSILPSLIFLGVGAMTDFGPLIANPVSFLMGAAAQLGIFAAYLLAILFGFNDKAAAAISIIGGADGPTSIFLAGKLGQTEYMGPIAVAAYSYMSLVPIIQPPIMRLLTTEKERKIKMEQLRPVSKLEKILFPVIVTVVVCLILPTTAPLVGMLMLGNLFRESGVVKQLSETAQNALMYIVVILLGTSVGASTSAEAFLKVTTLKIVALGLIAFAFGTAGGVLLGKLLCKITHGKINPLIGSAGVSAVPMAARVSQKVGQESDPSNFLLMHAMGPNVAGVIGTAVAAGTFMAMFGVF; from the coding sequence ATGGATTACATTGTAACTACACTGGATAATCTTTTGCACCAGACAGCATTTTTCAATCTTACATGGGGAAACTATGTAATGATTCTGGTAGCATTTGTATTCCTGTATCTGGCTATCAAGAAGGGATATGAACCGTTACTTTTAGTTCCTATTTCTTTTGGTATGCTTCTGGTAAATATTTATCCGGATATAATGGTATCACCGGAAGCTACAAGCAATGGAGTAGGCGGACTTCTGCATTACTTCTATCTGCTTGATGAGTGGAGTATTCTTCCTTCACTTATCTTCCTTGGTGTAGGTGCCATGACAGATTTCGGACCACTGATTGCCAATCCTGTAAGTTTCCTTATGGGTGCAGCAGCTCAGCTTGGTATCTTTGCAGCTTATCTTCTTGCAATCCTCTTTGGATTCAATGACAAGGCTGCTGCAGCAATTTCAATAATCGGTGGCGCTGACGGCCCTACTTCAATCTTCCTTGCAGGTAAGCTTGGACAGACAGAGTATATGGGACCTATAGCTGTTGCGGCATATTCTTATATGTCACTCGTACCTATTATTCAGCCGCCTATTATGAGACTTCTTACAACTGAGAAGGAAAGAAAGATTAAGATGGAGCAGCTTCGTCCGGTATCAAAGCTTGAGAAGATTCTGTTCCCGGTAATCGTAACGGTTGTTGTATGTCTTATTCTTCCTACAACGGCACCACTTGTTGGTATGCTTATGCTTGGTAACCTCTTCAGGGAATCAGGCGTTGTTAAGCAGCTTTCAGAGACAGCACAGAATGCGCTTATGTACATTGTAGTTATTCTTCTCGGTACATCGGTAGGTGCGTCAACAAGCGCAGAGGCATTCCTTAAGGTTACGACACTTAAGATTGTTGCACTCGGACTTATAGCATTTGCATTCGGTACTGCCGGAGGTGTTCTTCTTGGCAAGCTGTTATGCAAGATAACTCATGGTAAGATTAATCCGCTTATCGGTTCAGCAGGTGTATCTGCCGTTCCTATGGCGGCGCGTGTATCACAGAAGGTAGGACAGGAATCAGATCCATCCAACTTCCTCCTTATGCATGCTATGGGACCTAATGTTGCAGGTGTTATCGGTACTGCGGTTGCAGCCGGTACATTCATGGCAATGTTTGGTGTATTCTAA
- a CDS encoding oxaloacetate decarboxylase subunit alpha, protein MAEQIAKKPLKITETVLRDAHQSLIATRMTTEQMLPIIDKMDKVGYHAVECWGGATFDACLRFLKEDPWMRLRKLRDGFKNTKLQMLFRGQNILGYNHYADDVVEYFVQKSIANGIDIIRIFDCFNDIRNLETAVKAAKKEKGHAQIALSYTIGDAYTLDYWKDMAKRVEDMGADSLCIKDMAGLLLPYQATELVQALKEGADIPIDMHTHYTSGVASMTYLKAVEAGADIIDTAMSPFSMGTSQPATEVMVETFKGTPYDTGLDQKLLAEIADYFRPMREEALASGLMNPKVLGVNIKTLLYQVPGGMLSNLVSQLKDAHAEDKYEAVLEEIPRVRKDYGEPPLVTPSSQIVGTQAVLNVLQGERYKMITKESKKVLAGEFGKTVKPFNPEVQKKAIGDKEPITCRPADLIEPQLEKFKNDPIVKQYAQQEEDVLSYALFPQVATEFFKYREAQQTKVDAAAADTQNKAYPV, encoded by the coding sequence ATGGCAGAGCAGATAGCAAAGAAACCATTAAAGATTACAGAGACTGTTCTTCGTGATGCACATCAGTCACTTATTGCGACAAGAATGACGACAGAACAGATGTTACCTATCATAGATAAGATGGATAAGGTAGGCTACCACGCAGTTGAGTGCTGGGGTGGTGCAACATTTGACGCATGCCTTCGTTTCCTTAAGGAAGATCCTTGGATGAGACTTCGTAAGTTAAGAGACGGCTTCAAGAATACAAAGCTTCAGATGCTTTTCAGAGGTCAGAATATTCTTGGATATAATCATTATGCAGATGATGTAGTTGAGTATTTCGTACAGAAGTCAATCGCCAATGGTATTGATATTATCCGTATATTCGACTGCTTCAATGATATCCGTAACCTTGAGACTGCTGTTAAGGCAGCCAAGAAGGAGAAGGGTCATGCACAGATAGCTCTTTCATATACAATCGGTGATGCATATACACTTGATTACTGGAAAGATATGGCCAAGAGAGTAGAGGACATGGGAGCTGATTCACTTTGTATCAAGGATATGGCAGGTCTTCTTCTTCCATATCAGGCTACAGAGCTTGTGCAGGCCCTTAAGGAAGGTGCAGATATTCCTATTGATATGCATACGCATTACACATCAGGTGTAGCTTCAATGACATATCTTAAGGCTGTGGAAGCAGGTGCTGATATCATTGATACCGCAATGTCACCATTCTCAATGGGAACAAGCCAGCCTGCAACAGAAGTTATGGTAGAGACATTCAAAGGAACTCCTTATGATACAGGCCTTGACCAGAAGCTTCTTGCAGAGATTGCAGATTACTTCAGACCAATGCGTGAGGAAGCTCTTGCAAGCGGCCTTATGAATCCAAAGGTACTTGGAGTTAATATTAAGACTCTTCTTTATCAGGTACCTGGCGGAATGCTTTCTAACCTTGTATCACAGCTCAAGGATGCACATGCAGAAGATAAGTACGAGGCAGTTCTTGAGGAGATCCCAAGAGTTCGTAAAGATTATGGCGAACCGCCGCTTGTTACACCTTCATCACAGATTGTTGGTACACAGGCTGTCCTCAACGTACTCCAGGGTGAGCGTTACAAGATGATTACTAAGGAGTCTAAGAAGGTTCTTGCCGGTGAATTCGGTAAGACAGTTAAGCCGTTTAATCCTGAAGTTCAGAAGAAGGCGATCGGTGACAAAGAGCCAATTACATGTCGTCCTGCAGATCTTATCGAGCCACAGCTTGAGAAGTTCAAGAACGATCCAATCGTTAAGCAGTACGCACAGCAGGAAGAAGATGTACTTTCATACGCACTCTTCCCACAGGTTGCTACAGAGTTCTTTAAGTATCGTGAAGCACAGCAGACAAAGGTTGATGCTGCAGCTGCTGATACACAGAACAAGGCATATCCGGTATAA
- a CDS encoding biotin/lipoyl-binding protein, which translates to MKNYTITVNGNVYEVTVEEGTGSAAAAAPKAAPKAAAPKAAPKSAGAGAVKVAAPMPGKILKVNVTAGQAVKKGDVLVVLEAMKMENEIQAPQDGTVASVDTSAGATVESGDVLVSLN; encoded by the coding sequence ATGAAAAACTATACAATTACAGTCAATGGTAACGTATATGAGGTTACAGTAGAAGAGGGAACGGGTTCAGCCGCAGCTGCAGCACCAAAGGCAGCCCCTAAGGCAGCAGCACCAAAGGCAGCTCCTAAGTCAGCAGGCGCAGGCGCAGTTAAGGTAGCAGCTCCAATGCCTGGTAAGATTCTTAAGGTTAATGTAACAGCAGGTCAGGCTGTTAAGAAGGGTGATGTACTCGTAGTTCTTGAGGCTATGAAGATGGAGAACGAGATTCAGGCTCCTCAGGATGGAACAGTTGCAAGTGTTGATACAAGCGCAGGTGCAACAGTAGAATCAGGAGATGTATTAGTATCCCTTAACTAA
- a CDS encoding carboxyl transferase yields MSNQTQGSARDRIDAILDENSFVEIGAMVTARSTDFNMSDNAVPSDGVITGYGSVEGIPVYIYSQDASVMNGSVGEMHAKKIVNIYDKAIKTGVPVIALVDCAGLRLQESTDALNAFGSIYRKQSLASGVIPQITAVYGNCGGGMAVMAAMSDFTFMEKENAKLFVNSPNALDGNYTAKLDTASAKFQSEESGVADFVGTADEIAEQIRTLVAFLPVNNVDDGAVADVTDNLNRVCADIESEMPDAALALADIADDGMFIEVKKNYAKSVVTGFIKLDGMTIGAVANRTAVFDENGKAAEKFDAVLTSRAAKKAASFVTYCDAFDIPVLTLTNVKGFSATVCSEKSIASNVAALTKAFAGATVPRVNVVVGDAMGSAYVAMNSKATGADIEFAWPQASIGMMDSKLAAKIMYADEISKAADPNALIAEKAAEYDKLQTSVQSAAARGYVDAVIEPADTRKYLISAFEMLASKDETVPYKKHSSK; encoded by the coding sequence ATGAGCAACCAAACACAAGGTTCAGCAAGAGATAGAATAGACGCTATCCTTGATGAGAACAGCTTTGTTGAAATCGGTGCAATGGTAACAGCCAGAAGTACAGATTTTAACATGTCTGACAATGCAGTTCCTTCAGACGGTGTTATTACCGGATATGGATCTGTTGAGGGTATTCCTGTATACATATACAGTCAGGATGCTTCAGTCATGAATGGTTCAGTTGGTGAGATGCATGCAAAGAAGATTGTCAATATTTATGATAAGGCAATCAAGACAGGTGTTCCTGTAATTGCACTCGTTGACTGTGCCGGCTTAAGATTGCAGGAGTCTACAGATGCACTTAATGCTTTCGGGTCAATCTACCGCAAGCAGAGCCTTGCATCAGGTGTGATCCCTCAGATCACGGCAGTATACGGCAACTGCGGCGGCGGTATGGCTGTCATGGCAGCAATGTCAGACTTTACATTTATGGAGAAGGAGAATGCAAAGCTTTTTGTAAACAGCCCGAATGCACTTGACGGCAATTACACAGCAAAGCTTGATACTGCATCCGCAAAGTTCCAGAGTGAGGAATCAGGAGTTGCTGATTTTGTCGGAACTGCTGATGAGATTGCAGAGCAGATTCGTACACTTGTAGCATTCCTCCCTGTTAATAACGTAGATGACGGAGCGGTTGCTGATGTGACAGATAACCTTAACCGTGTATGTGCTGACATAGAGTCAGAGATGCCTGATGCAGCGCTTGCACTTGCAGATATTGCAGATGACGGCATGTTTATTGAAGTTAAGAAGAACTATGCAAAGTCTGTTGTTACAGGATTTATCAAGCTTGACGGCATGACAATCGGTGCTGTTGCTAACAGGACAGCAGTATTTGATGAGAATGGCAAGGCTGCAGAGAAGTTTGATGCGGTTCTTACATCAAGGGCAGCAAAGAAAGCAGCTTCATTTGTTACTTACTGTGATGCATTTGACATTCCGGTACTTACACTTACTAATGTTAAGGGATTTTCAGCTACAGTATGTTCAGAGAAGAGCATTGCATCTAATGTTGCAGCACTTACTAAGGCATTTGCAGGTGCAACTGTTCCTAGAGTTAACGTAGTAGTAGGTGATGCAATGGGAAGCGCATATGTTGCAATGAACAGCAAAGCTACAGGCGCAGATATCGAGTTTGCATGGCCACAGGCTTCTATCGGAATGATGGATTCAAAGCTTGCTGCAAAGATTATGTATGCTGACGAGATTTCTAAGGCAGCAGATCCTAATGCATTAATAGCTGAGAAGGCAGCAGAGTATGATAAGTTACAGACATCTGTACAGTCAGCAGCTGCAAGAGGATATGTTGATGCGGTTATCGAGCCGGCAGATACAAGAAAGTATCTTATTTCAGCATTTGAGATGCTTGCATCTAAGGATGAGACAGTTCCTTACAAAAAGCATAGTTCAAAATAG
- a CDS encoding efflux RND transporter periplasmic adaptor subunit, whose amino-acid sequence MKHRLQKLAASLRRHLKVIIPVFLVIVIAVVVVFRTQKTTDTYTEETVQVRNVATYLTFSGNVEAVSDATIKPKVSKTVTAVNVSIGDEVKKGDVIATLDDSEIQRSIKKQEASLSNTELNNFYSIRDSQKKYDNYKADLENGQNSQIMSAANSVENARTSYEQAKETYERNKMELENNMDSSVISSNQKVASAKQALDDANQDYADNEAKIRGYDKGVANAESIYGEDSSEAANAQKELESAEEKSDSLQKAIDNAQTNYDNAVNDLLMSYYTSNVNLNSDYENMQQKYTAYQQAQASYEIAVKSAGETLQDYADSLEKTQATSNTTTATVELEALYDQLEDYKITAPIDGVITVLNINVGDSASTSDTAAEVTNYDKMKVQIKIDEDNISALDNGTEVTVSVDALNKTYKGTIENMSKKATVSNNVSYFTADVTFDADDDIRSGLSAEVKYLLNGVENVVSVSMSALNYNTDNTAYVLVGGNASNAQQRNVTLGISNGTYVEIKDGLAEGETVLVKQSKTSEALISMGMGGGQRPQGQAPDGNGGGNGGGRGGNGGKAPGGGPGGN is encoded by the coding sequence ATGAAACACAGATTACAAAAGCTTGCAGCGTCTCTGCGCAGGCACCTTAAGGTTATCATCCCGGTATTTCTTGTTATAGTGATAGCCGTTGTTGTCGTCTTCCGCACCCAAAAGACAACTGACACGTACACCGAAGAAACCGTTCAGGTGCGTAATGTTGCGACATACCTTACATTCTCCGGCAATGTTGAAGCCGTCAGTGATGCCACAATAAAGCCGAAGGTATCTAAGACAGTTACAGCAGTTAATGTATCTATCGGTGACGAGGTTAAAAAAGGTGACGTAATTGCCACTCTCGATGATTCCGAAATTCAGAGAAGCATAAAGAAACAGGAAGCATCACTTTCCAATACCGAGCTTAATAATTTCTATTCAATACGTGACAGCCAGAAAAAATATGATAATTACAAGGCTGACCTTGAAAACGGCCAGAACAGCCAGATTATGTCTGCCGCAAACAGCGTCGAGAATGCCCGCACATCTTATGAACAGGCCAAAGAAACTTATGAGCGTAATAAGATGGAGCTTGAAAACAATATGGATTCATCCGTAATCAGTTCCAACCAGAAAGTTGCATCCGCAAAGCAGGCACTTGATGACGCCAATCAGGATTACGCTGACAATGAAGCAAAGATAAGAGGATATGATAAAGGTGTTGCCAATGCTGAGAGCATCTATGGAGAAGACTCCTCTGAGGCTGCAAATGCACAGAAAGAGCTTGAATCAGCAGAAGAAAAAAGTGATTCTTTACAAAAAGCAATTGACAACGCACAGACTAATTATGACAATGCCGTTAATGACCTGCTTATGTCATATTACACAAGCAACGTTAATCTCAATTCCGACTACGAAAATATGCAGCAGAAATACACCGCATACCAGCAGGCGCAGGCAAGCTACGAGATTGCCGTAAAATCAGCCGGTGAAACACTTCAGGATTATGCCGATTCACTTGAGAAGACCCAGGCTACATCCAATACGACAACTGCCACGGTTGAACTTGAGGCTCTCTATGACCAGCTTGAAGATTATAAGATTACAGCACCGATTGATGGTGTAATAACAGTTCTCAACATCAATGTAGGCGATTCAGCCTCAACAAGCGATACTGCTGCCGAGGTAACCAATTATGATAAGATGAAAGTCCAGATAAAAATTGACGAAGACAATATATCTGCCCTTGATAACGGTACAGAAGTAACCGTATCTGTAGATGCCCTCAATAAGACATATAAAGGTACCATTGAAAATATGTCAAAGAAGGCAACCGTAAGTAACAATGTATCATATTTTACAGCCGATGTGACTTTTGATGCAGATGATGATATACGAAGCGGTCTGTCAGCAGAGGTCAAATACCTCCTTAACGGTGTTGAAAATGTTGTCTCAGTATCAATGAGTGCTCTTAACTACAATACCGATAACACTGCCTATGTTCTTGTAGGCGGCAACGCCTCTAATGCACAACAGCGCAATGTTACGCTCGGAATAAGCAACGGCACATATGTTGAGATAAAAGATGGTCTGGCAGAAGGTGAAACCGTCCTCGTTAAACAGAGTAAGACCTCAGAAGCCCTTATCAGCATGGGCATGGGTGGCGGACAGCGGCCGCAGGGTCAGGCTCCTGACGGCAATGGCGGCGGTAACGGTGGCGGCCGTGGCGGTAACGGCGGCAAAGCGCCGGGTGGTGGTCCCGGAGGCAACTAA
- a CDS encoding ABC transporter ATP-binding protein codes for MLTMKNIVKDYVMGEETSHVLKGIDLSVNEGEFLAILGPSGSGKSTLMNIIGCLDVPTSGEYILSGRTIADMDEKTLAHIRGREIGFIFQQFNLLPKQDALENVELPMIYAGVHEKERRERATVLLEKVGLGDKLHHFPNQMSGGQQQRVAIARAMANSPSILLADEPTGALDQNTGRQVMELFHDINSEGHTIIMITHDAKIASHASRIVRILDGNLEDGDLTDA; via the coding sequence ATTCTCACTATGAAGAATATTGTAAAAGACTATGTAATGGGTGAGGAAACCTCGCATGTACTTAAGGGAATTGACCTTTCCGTAAATGAAGGTGAATTTCTCGCGATTCTCGGTCCGTCAGGCTCAGGCAAGTCAACTCTTATGAATATAATAGGCTGTCTTGATGTACCGACCTCAGGCGAATATATTTTGTCAGGACGAACTATCGCAGACATGGACGAAAAGACGCTCGCACACATCCGCGGCCGCGAGATTGGATTTATATTCCAGCAGTTTAATCTTCTGCCAAAACAGGATGCTCTTGAAAATGTTGAGCTTCCGATGATCTATGCCGGCGTACATGAAAAGGAAAGACGCGAACGTGCCACAGTACTTCTTGAAAAGGTCGGACTCGGTGACAAGCTTCACCATTTTCCTAACCAGATGTCCGGCGGTCAGCAGCAGCGTGTTGCAATCGCCAGAGCAATGGCTAACTCTCCGTCGATTCTTCTGGCAGATGAACCTACCGGCGCACTTGACCAGAACACCGGACGTCAGGTTATGGAGCTCTTCCATGACATAAACAGTGAAGGCCACACAATAATCATGATAACCCATGATGCCAAGATTGCCAGTCACGCATCAAGAATTGTCCGAATTCTTGACGGCAATCTTGAAGATGGTGACCTTACTGATGCATAA
- a CDS encoding OadG family protein has translation MVKKFRRFMAVLCIMMLCFTTYAFAAETSTTSVEDQDLTAYVTYYAQNYAQTYGGASEDELKYMEDNSVGAAKELAEGIYAYAKNDGLGTLLSMGDVDVARSGDVYTAKVPLTYEKGNMTLTFEMQYLLEDLRVTDVSVTFASTAAKASLGATMKQAGINTVIGISVVFLMLAFMSILIAQFKHVNKLTAGRKNKKEDTASEGIDNAVSKIVESEESAADDLELVAVITAAIAASEDAPADGFTVRSIRRVRF, from the coding sequence ATGGTGAAAAAGTTTCGTAGATTCATGGCTGTATTATGCATCATGATGTTATGCTTTACAACATACGCATTCGCTGCCGAGACTTCTACAACATCTGTTGAGGATCAGGATCTCACTGCATATGTTACATACTATGCACAGAATTATGCGCAGACATATGGTGGAGCATCTGAGGATGAACTCAAGTATATGGAAGATAATTCAGTAGGTGCTGCCAAAGAACTTGCAGAGGGCATATATGCATATGCCAAGAATGATGGTCTTGGGACACTCCTTTCAATGGGAGACGTAGATGTTGCAAGAAGCGGTGATGTCTATACAGCTAAGGTGCCACTTACATATGAGAAAGGTAACATGACGCTTACATTTGAGATGCAGTATCTTCTCGAGGATCTCAGAGTAACAGATGTCAGTGTTACATTTGCCAGCACGGCAGCCAAGGCTTCCCTTGGTGCAACAATGAAGCAGGCCGGAATTAATACAGTTATCGGTATAAGTGTAGTATTCCTTATGCTTGCGTTCATGAGTATTCTTATTGCACAGTTCAAGCACGTTAACAAGCTTACTGCAGGCAGGAAGAATAAGAAAGAAGATACAGCGTCAGAAGGTATTGATAATGCTGTATCAAAGATAGTTGAGAGTGAAGAGTCAGCAGCTGATGACCTTGAACTCGTTGCGGTTATTACTGCAGCTATTGCAGCATCTGAGGATGCTCCGGCGGACGGATTCACAGTTCGTTCTATCCGCAGGGTACGTTTCTAA
- a CDS encoding RNA polymerase sigma factor — MKPDEMMVNRLAPSVYRIAYNYFGCREDAEDIMQDVIIKMLTSDKEFESEEHIKSWTIRCTVNECHSLYRNPFRRKRVYPDGDNAWKDDAWWENAAGRQEDVFISEAEADYEAELVRDALSRLHPRYRIALYLYYYEEYSVREIAGMLGKRESTVQTWLARGRRQMADIIEKEQ; from the coding sequence TTGAAACCAGACGAGATGATGGTGAACCGGCTGGCACCATCTGTGTACAGAATCGCCTATAATTATTTTGGCTGCAGGGAAGATGCTGAAGATATAATGCAGGATGTGATTATTAAAATGCTCACCTCGGACAAAGAGTTTGAAAGCGAGGAACACATAAAAAGCTGGACTATACGCTGTACGGTCAATGAGTGCCACTCACTGTACCGCAATCCGTTCAGGAGGAAGCGCGTATATCCGGATGGGGACAATGCATGGAAGGATGATGCGTGGTGGGAAAATGCAGCAGGAAGACAGGAGGATGTCTTTATATCAGAAGCTGAGGCAGATTATGAAGCAGAGCTTGTCAGGGACGCACTTTCAAGGCTGCATCCAAGATACAGAATAGCACTTTATCTGTATTATTATGAGGAATACAGTGTGAGAGAAATTGCCGGAATGCTTGGGAAAAGAGAATCAACAGTGCAGACATGGCTTGCAAGGGGACGCAGGCAGATGGCTGATATAATTGAAAAGGAGCAGTGA
- a CDS encoding NAD(P)/FAD-dependent oxidoreductase: MSKVIIVGGGAAGMMAAITAARNGNSVLLLEKNEKLGKKIYITGKGRCNLTNAGDNEDLMNSIVTNQKFMYGAFSRFSNYDCMGFFDELGLKFKIERGNRVFPESDKAADVIDCLRRELRRLNVSVEYETEVKKITAHTAKNPDSDGSTTLVTGVDAVTRGKKRHYDCDELIVATGGCSYPTTGSTGDGYRLAEELGVRVTDVIPALVPVIAKEEWVKELQGLSLKNIAITVCDGSKEVYSDFGEMMFTHFGVTGPVILSASSYIAKRLRRHELKLVIDLKPALDNEQLDERICRDFEEFRNKQFANSLDKLLPKKMIPVIVELSGIDPAQKVNSITAASRKQLVQLFKNLTVTITGVRGFNEAIITQGGIDVREINPSTMQCKKIPNLRFAGEVLDVDAVTGGFNLQVAWSTAYTAGQLGQQNQNKY; encoded by the coding sequence ATGAGCAAGGTTATTATAGTTGGCGGCGGTGCTGCCGGGATGATGGCGGCTATTACTGCTGCAAGGAACGGCAACAGCGTATTGCTGCTGGAAAAGAATGAAAAGTTAGGCAAAAAGATATATATAACAGGCAAGGGAAGATGTAATCTTACTAATGCGGGAGATAATGAAGATCTGATGAACAGCATTGTCACGAATCAGAAGTTTATGTATGGTGCATTCAGCAGATTCAGCAATTATGACTGCATGGGATTCTTTGATGAACTTGGTCTTAAGTTCAAGATTGAACGAGGTAACAGAGTGTTCCCTGAATCGGACAAGGCTGCTGATGTAATAGACTGCCTGCGCCGTGAACTGAGAAGACTTAATGTGTCAGTTGAGTATGAAACTGAAGTTAAAAAAATAACAGCACATACCGCAAAGAATCCGGATTCTGATGGCAGCACAACACTTGTTACAGGAGTTGATGCCGTAACGCGTGGAAAGAAGCGTCATTATGATTGTGACGAGCTTATTGTTGCAACCGGCGGATGTTCGTATCCGACAACCGGCTCAACAGGGGATGGTTACAGATTGGCCGAGGAACTTGGCGTCAGGGTTACGGATGTAATCCCGGCGCTTGTTCCGGTTATAGCAAAAGAGGAGTGGGTTAAAGAGCTGCAGGGACTGAGCCTTAAGAATATTGCAATAACTGTCTGTGACGGCAGCAAAGAAGTGTACAGTGATTTCGGAGAGATGATGTTTACACATTTCGGAGTTACCGGACCTGTAATACTGAGTGCAAGCAGCTATATAGCAAAGCGCCTGCGCCGGCATGAACTTAAGCTGGTGATTGACCTGAAGCCGGCGCTTGATAATGAACAGCTTGACGAGAGAATATGCCGTGATTTTGAAGAATTCAGGAATAAGCAGTTTGCTAATTCGCTGGATAAGCTTCTTCCTAAGAAAATGATACCGGTAATCGTGGAATTGAGCGGCATAGACCCTGCACAGAAGGTCAACAGCATAACGGCAGCTTCAAGAAAGCAGCTTGTGCAGCTTTTTAAGAACCTGACGGTTACGATTACCGGAGTCAGAGGCTTTAATGAGGCGATAATTACCCAGGGAGGAATTGATGTCAGAGAGATTAATCCTTCGACGATGCAGTGCAAGAAAATCCCCAATCTGAGGTTCGCAGGGGAAGTGCTTGATGTTGATGCGGTTACGGGAGGATTTAATCTTCAGGTCGCATGGTCAACGGCATACACGGCAGGGCAGCTTGGACAGCAGAATCAGAATAAATATTAA
- a CDS encoding ABC transporter permease — protein MDILKQSISMSIKNIRTNKMRSFLTTLGIIIGVTAVIALITIVHGVYDSVMGQFSELGANTITVSVTGNAMKTGISDSDIENIEALKYVNGTSPSVTTTATVMYEGSKNTVTVQGRSDAYFRNTTTNLVLGRELTSLEMDGSVYTCIIDRDCAQTFFLGTNPLGQTLKLNGYTYTVVGLTDDGSDDDNSSFNSFGQSSSNAGTVIIPYRNALRMTSSGNITSLEVYVSDTRYSDAVTAAVENILSESFSNDSDSYNVTNMDSLIQSMETTENMLMAMLGGIASISLLVGGIGIMNMMLVSVSERTKEIGLRKALGAEPSRIQMQFLLESIFLSLTGGFVGVILGLIISYVASTLMSTTFEIQMSAILLGVGFSAAIGIIFGWVPARRASRLNPIDALRNSDG, from the coding sequence ATGGACATTTTAAAACAGAGTATCTCAATGTCAATTAAGAATATACGGACTAATAAAATGCGTTCATTTCTTACGACGCTGGGAATAATAATCGGTGTCACTGCCGTAATTGCGCTTATTACAATCGTCCATGGCGTATACGATTCCGTAATGGGACAATTCTCGGAACTTGGTGCCAATACAATCACTGTGTCCGTAACAGGTAATGCCATGAAAACGGGCATATCTGACAGTGACATAGAAAATATTGAAGCCTTGAAGTACGTTAATGGTACATCCCCAAGTGTAACAACTACAGCAACCGTAATGTACGAAGGTTCAAAAAACACAGTTACCGTACAGGGCAGGAGCGATGCATATTTCAGAAATACAACAACTAATCTTGTGCTTGGACGCGAGCTTACATCTCTTGAAATGGATGGTTCTGTATATACCTGCATTATTGACAGAGACTGTGCGCAGACATTTTTCCTTGGCACTAATCCTCTGGGACAGACGCTTAAGCTTAACGGTTACACTTATACCGTTGTAGGCCTTACTGATGACGGATCTGACGATGATAATTCCTCTTTTAATTCATTCGGTCAATCATCCAGCAATGCCGGAACGGTCATAATACCATACCGCAATGCACTGCGCATGACATCCTCCGGCAATATAACAAGCCTTGAGGTTTATGTATCTGATACACGGTATTCAGACGCAGTAACAGCAGCAGTCGAAAACATATTAAGTGAATCATTCAGCAATGACTCAGACAGCTATAATGTAACTAACATGGATTCACTTATACAGAGCATGGAGACAACCGAGAACATGCTGATGGCAATGCTTGGCGGTATAGCTTCCATATCACTGCTTGTCGGCGGAATCGGAATAATGAACATGATGCTTGTGTCAGTAAGTGAACGTACTAAGGAAATAGGTCTCAGAAAGGCACTTGGTGCCGAACCGTCACGAATACAGATGCAGTTTCTGCTTGAATCTATATTCCTTTCACTTACGGGAGGTTTTGTAGGAGTTATTCTCGGCCTGATAATCTCTTATGTTGCTTCAACACTAATGAGTACGACATTTGAGATTCAGATGTCCGCGATTCTGCTCGGCGTAGGCTTCTCTGCTGCCATTGGCATTATCTTCGGCTGGGTTCCTGCAAGAAGAGCCAGCAGGCTGAATCCTATTGATGCGCTAAGGAATTCAGATGGCTGA